The Streptococcus sanguinis genome contains the following window.
TTCAAGGGACAAGATATTACTATCGAAGAGACGACTGAGACGGCTTTTGAAGGTGTAGATATTGCTCTCTTTTCAGCTGGTGGTTCTACCTCAGCAAAATTCGCTCCTTACGCAGTCAAAGCTGGAGCAGTAGTGGTCGATAACACCTCTTATTTCCGTCAAAATCCTGATGTTCCTCTAGTTGTTCCAGAAGTCAATGCCCATGCCTTAGATCAGCACAAAGGAATTATCGCTTGTCCTAACTGCTCGACAATTCAGATGATGGTGGCTTTAGAGCCTGTTCGTCAGCAATGGGGGCTGGAGCGCATCATTGTGTCTACCTATCAAGCAGTTTCTGGTGCAGGTATGGGAGCCATTCTTGAAACCCAAGCTCAATTGCGCTCTGTTCTCAATGATGGTGTAAATCCTAAGGACACGGAAGCCAATATCCTGCCATGTGGCGGCGATAAAAAACATTATCCTATTGCTTTTAATGCCTTACCTCAGATTGATGTCTTTACAGATAACGACTACACTTATGAAGAGATGAAGATGACCAAGGAAACCAAGAAAATCATGGAAGATGATTCTATTGCTGTTTCTGCGACATGTGTCCGCCTTCCTATCTTGTCTGCTCACTCAGAGTCTGTCTATATCGAGACTAAGGAAGTTGCACCTATTGACCAGGTAAAAGCAGCAATCGCAGCTTTCCCAGGAGCTGTTTTAGAAGATGATGTAGCTCATCAGGTTTATCCGCAGGCAATCAATGCGGTTGGTAAGAAAGAAACCTTTGTTGGCCGAATTCGTAAGGATCTTGATGCAGAAAAAGGAATCCACATGTGGGTTGTTTCAGACAATCTTCTTAAAGGAGCAGCTTGGAATTCTGTTCAAATCGCAGAGACATTGCATGAACGTGGTTTAGTTCGTCCGACAGCAGAAGTCGTTTTTGAATTAAAATAAAGTGACCAAGGAAACTTGACAGCACAGGGTTGAATAATCTTTCTTTCAACCCTCTTTTCGTATAATAAAGAGAGGTAAGTTTATGGCGTATGCGGATCTGAAAAAATGTAAAATTATCACAGCTTTTATTACACCTTTTCATGAAGATGGTTCCATCAATTTTGAAGCTATTCCAGACTTGATTGAGCACCTTTTGGCTCACCATACGGATGGGATTTTACTTGCTGGAACGACTGCTGAAAGTCCAACTCTGACCCACGATGAAGAATTGGAGCTTTTTGCGGCAGTTCAAAAGGTTGTCAAGGGGCGTGTTCCTTTGATAGCCGGTGTCGGTACCAATGAAACGCGCGATTCTATCGAATTCGTCAAAGAAGTAGATGAATTTGGTGGTTTTGCAGCTGGTTTGGCCATTGTTCCCTATTATAATAAACCTTCTCAGGAAGGGATGTATCAGCACTTTAAAGCCATTGCGGATGCTTCAAACCTGCCCATTATTATCTACAATATCCCTGGTCGGGTAGTAGTTGAGATGACACCTGAGACTATGCTGAGGTTAGCAGCACATCCAAACATTATCGGCGTTAAAGAATGTACCAGTCTGGCGAATATGGCCTATCTGATTGAGCATCGTCCAGAGGAGTTTCTGATTTACACTGGTGAGGATGGCGATGCCTTTCATGCTATGAATCTGGGGGCTGATGGAGTTATTTCAGTTGCTTCTCACACAAACGGTGATGAAATGTTTGAAATGCTGGATGCTATTGAACACAATGACATCAAAAAAGCAGCAGCTATCCAACGGAAATTCATCCCTAAAGTCAATGCCCTTTTCTCTTACCCAAGCCCTGCCCCCGTCAAGGCAGTACTCAATTATTTGGGCTTTGCAGCTGGGCCAACCCGCCTACCGCTTGTGCCGGCTCCCGAAGAAGATGCTAAACGCATTATCAAGGTCGTGGTTGATGGCGACTACCAAGCAACCAAAGAGACGGTTAAAGGTGTATTGAGACCGGATTATTGATTGATGCAGCAGTCTTAGGAATGCCATAGATAAAAATAATTAAGAAAGAATTGAATATTGTGACAGAAAAACATAGTGAACAAATTGAGGAGTATAAAGCTAAGCATAGACTGGAAAAACTTGAAGGTAAAAAAGTTTATGATAAGCCGGTTATTCGGACCGGTGATAAGGCAGGATGCTATGGTTCAGCATTCATTTTGCTTGGATTTGTTTTAGGAGTTATTTATTTACTTCTTATACTTATAACTGATTGGGATCTGAAACTTTTCTCTTTCATCTGGGAAACACTTGTTGCGTTAGGGATTGTTTTCAGTCTTTTTGGAGCTTTTAAAATCGGTCAGTTGGAGTTGCACAGTTTGTCAATGGTAGCTGACAAAGAGAAAAATTTTGAAATCGATAAAGCTTTCAATCTTTATAACATTATTCACAAACCAACAAAGAAAATTCTACTTCAATATGATAGTGAGGATGATAGTTTAATTTCTCTAAACGCTGGAGGAGAGTTATTAGTTGAGCTCTTAAAGAGAGTTGAAGAAGAGAAATTGTCATTTAAGCCTATTAACAAAACATTGAGTTTAGAAGAAGTATCTGAAAATCATTGGAAAATGCACTATCGTTACAAAAGACAAGACATAACATTAGAGAAATCCGATACATGATGTTTAGCTTGCCAAGTTAGTCGTATTGATTTAAACTGAATAGTGAATTCAGTATCTGATAGTTTATGAAAACCATATAAAAGGATTGCCCGGAGCAGTCCTTTTATATAATCTTTTAAGACTAAAGAAAAAAGAAAGCTTCCTTTGAAAAATATTGGAAAAAATTATATAATGTAAAAGTATGGTCTAGCTTTGGAATTTCTTTTTTAGCAGACTATAGATAACTAGATTGGCAGCAGTCATGTTAGAGACATGCATTAGTTTAGAAATATATAATATAAAAGGAGTTTTTTATGCAAGTTATTAAACGGAGCGGTGAGGTCGTAGATTTTGACCCAGATAAAATCTATCAAGCAGTTCTAAAGGCAGCTCAGACTGTCTATGTGTTGACAGATGATTTGCGTCAGAATTTAGCGCAGGTTACAAAGAAAGTTGTTCTTGATTTGGAAGAAGCTAAGGTTGAACGTGCGACGATCAGCATGATTCAGTCCATGGTTGAAAGCCGCCTCTTGGGTGCAGGTTATATTACCATTGCCGAGCATTATATTTCCTATCGCTTGCAGCGCGATTTAGAGCGCAATGGCTATGGAGATCATATCGCTGTACATCTGCATTTTGAGCAAGTGAGATAAAGTTAAAAAGCCTGCTAGGGCTTTTTTTGCTCTTGAGGTAGAGAGCGCCGCTTTAGCATTCACCGCTTAAATTCTAGAAATATGTTAAAATAGGTAAAGATATAAAATTTTATCAATGATATT
Protein-coding sequences here:
- a CDS encoding aspartate-semialdehyde dehydrogenase; the encoded protein is MGYTVAVVGATGAVGSQMIKMLEESSLPIDKIRYLASARSAGKVLQFKGQDITIEETTETAFEGVDIALFSAGGSTSAKFAPYAVKAGAVVVDNTSYFRQNPDVPLVVPEVNAHALDQHKGIIACPNCSTIQMMVALEPVRQQWGLERIIVSTYQAVSGAGMGAILETQAQLRSVLNDGVNPKDTEANILPCGGDKKHYPIAFNALPQIDVFTDNDYTYEEMKMTKETKKIMEDDSIAVSATCVRLPILSAHSESVYIETKEVAPIDQVKAAIAAFPGAVLEDDVAHQVYPQAINAVGKKETFVGRIRKDLDAEKGIHMWVVSDNLLKGAAWNSVQIAETLHERGLVRPTAEVVFELK
- the dapA gene encoding 4-hydroxy-tetrahydrodipicolinate synthase; its protein translation is MAYADLKKCKIITAFITPFHEDGSINFEAIPDLIEHLLAHHTDGILLAGTTAESPTLTHDEELELFAAVQKVVKGRVPLIAGVGTNETRDSIEFVKEVDEFGGFAAGLAIVPYYNKPSQEGMYQHFKAIADASNLPIIIYNIPGRVVVEMTPETMLRLAAHPNIIGVKECTSLANMAYLIEHRPEEFLIYTGEDGDAFHAMNLGADGVISVASHTNGDEMFEMLDAIEHNDIKKAAAIQRKFIPKVNALFSYPSPAPVKAVLNYLGFAAGPTRLPLVPAPEEDAKRIIKVVVDGDYQATKETVKGVLRPDY